DNA sequence from the Excalfactoria chinensis isolate bCotChi1 chromosome 2, bCotChi1.hap2, whole genome shotgun sequence genome:
TGAACAGAGATTAGTTTGGATCtctaaaaaccaaaacaacagcaagaaaaaaaatggacaagaaaaacattatcAGGTTATTTATAAAATGTAGCTGTAACTGCCAGATAAGcaaaaaaaagtcttctctATCTATAGTTTCAACACCCTTTTTAGACAGCAACTAAGTGTAAAGTTGTTTTCACTTTACAGCAGCATCCATAAGATGTTCCTTGCTACCCCAGCAATGACACAGACCTTGCTCAGTCATCTTACATTGCATCTTTACTACTGCCACAAGTAACATTAGGGGATTCAATGTTTTTACTGGAATCTTAGGACAATCTTGATTTTACAGATTGAAAGGCATCCCGAGCAAGCAGTTATGCAGTTGTAATTCATCGGTTCCCATGTAGATAAggaatacatttatttacacaCACATGCTAGAAAAACAATTACATAACTGGATATAGAAGAAGAGCACAACTCTAACACTGTGATTTAAGTTGAACTTCAAACTGAATGCTTTTAACAGTAGTTAGAGAGGTGATAATTGATTAGATCTTGGATTACACAGCATGAATACCTAGAAACTAGGTGCATCAACTTACAAAAGGACTTTGGAGTACTCCTTTGGTAAGTAAGGACACATCCATAGGCACGTGGTATTACCCCAAACCAATCTTGGCTTGCTTACAAGAAGTTTTCAGATCAAGATAATTCTCAGAGTTGAAGTAATACGAAAAacgtttgtttttttacttacttttttaAAGTGAGTAGCTGACTGCACTTTCCTAACAGGCTGCATCAGTGCATCGCGTACAATGATGCTTATATCTGCACCAGAGTAGCCATCCGTTCTTTTTCCAAGCTCCCGATAATCTGCTTCTGTTAGGAGACTTGGAGTCGACCCGAGGTGAAGTTTGAACATCGCAGCCCTGGCGTGGTCTTCAGGTAAAGGAATATAAATACGCTTCTCAAACCTGGtttgaaaaagataaaagcaaaacactgcacaGACATTGGCTCACGCAGGTGCACAATGGAAAGAAGCTTATGCAAATCAGTACATACTTTGGTCCTAAATGAAACTGCTTCTTTCTAATGTTATGTTTTTTCAAATGCTTATAACGCACCTCAGATATTCCGCGGCCTGTTCTCAGAAATAATACTACAGCTAACATAAGCTAACGTCTACAATTCAACAGCTACTCCCTTTGTATGACAGAAAGTCTCTTCAGACTGTAGTCTGTCCAGGTTCGCTCCAgcaaagtttgttttaaaataactgaaggAAAGGGAGTCTTGTAGTTTTTAAGTATATCTGAACGGTTTCCACACTCAAAGAAAGAGCTGCCTGATAACGTGCTTACGCAATCAGTTTCTACAGTTTGTAAGTAGAGGATGTTGTAGTTGGAAACAAATGGGAAGTCTTATTCTCAATCTAGTTGTTGGTAGGAATGGTTGATAATTGCAGTGCTTCCTTTGAAGCACCTGTTCTCAAAGAGAGAATGAGCTCCCGCCAGGGAAGTAAGACCAACTCCAAGCTCTGTAGAACACTACTAACTTCCTAAAGGTGACAAAGCAGCCCAAAGCCAAGGAAAATTAATTCTGTTACTGCCACACTCTACAAGCTCCTTTAAGTTTTATGGACAAGAATGAGAGATACTCATTCACACTGCAAAGAATGACTTGAAATTTTAAGTACCACCTTCATCTCTTATTCCTTCTACGAAACTACGCTCGCTCAGGGTGGAAGCGACCTCTGGAGGCCACATGGTTTAAACTCCCATTATTTGACTCAGTCCATCTCATGAGCCATGTCCGCAAGGATCAAGTAGCTCACTCACCCAAATAGTCTTAGGATGAACCCGCACAATGGTTGCAGATTTCTTACCATAAACATAAATGCATCAATCATAGGCCAACATACCTTCTCCTGATAGCAGAATCCAAAACCCAGGGTATGTTTGTTGCCCCCAAGACCAATATTCCTTCATTATCAACACCAACCCCTATAACGAGGAAGAAATCATTTCACCgtttagaaaataaacagagacTGCTCGATGTTTTAGAGCATTTACAAAATGTAATGGGGTAAAGCTGCAGATCTTTTCACATGTAAGCTGTGTATTTTATGCACAGCCAAATTCCTTTGATTCTGGAAACCATTAAACTTACCTTGCATCTGGACTAAAAACTCTGTTTTAATCCGTCTGGCAGCCTCgctttcattttcacttctaGACCCACATAGCGAATCGATCTCATCAATGAAGATAATAGAGGGTTTGTTTTCTCGGGCAAGCTGGAATAGGTTTTTCACTAatcttaaaaaaggaaatagctACAGTTATCTTAATGTGCAAACCAGCAAGAACACGTAACTTTGCATTATGATACAGTGATTTTGTTAAGAAAAAGctcaaaataagaaacaaaatgaatccCACATAAGATACTAACAGAGATACTCAAAGATACAACATCCTTTCAGCTCCAATAACTCTGCATTATGCTGAGACGCTGAGTGAGATACCACAGAATAAGGTAATGTTAGGCTTCCTGGCCTTGTTAACACATTGCATCATAACAAAGAACATGCAGAGTGAATATATCACAGGTGGTCATCACTCCCAACCCATATATGCCCACCTTTTACATCTTCAactttttgtttgaaaacagaaCGTAGAAGAAAACCTTcgcacagagaaagaaacaccATGTGTTATCTGCAGGGCTACTGAAACAGGTGAGCCAGAAGGTGACTAGAATCCAAGTATCCCAATGCCTCAAACCACTTTGCTGTACAATCACAACTAAGTTCAGAAGGTCATTGATTACCAATGTGCTCCTGATACCTTCATCTAAACTAGTTTTAAAAACAGTCTTGAGTACTGCTCAAGttacctgctggagaggagctctgctgagagggacctgggtgtcctggtagacgacaggttggccatgagccagcagtgtgcccttgtagccaaaaaggccaatggcatactggggtgcattaaaaagagcgtagccagcaggtcgagggaggtgatcctccccctctactctgccctggtgaggccccatctggaatactgtgtccagttctgggctccccagtacaaaaaagacagggatctcttggaaagagtccagcggagggccacaaagatggtgaaaggcctggagcatctcccctgtgaggacaaacttagggaactgggtctgtttagccttgagaaaagaaggctgagaggggacttgatccaggtttataaatacctgaagtgcgggagccatagtggcgaggctggtctgttttcagtagtgcatggggacaggactaggggaaatgggctgaaacttcagcataggaagttctgcacgaatgtgtgcaagaacttctttacagtgagggtgacggagcactggaacaggctgcccagggaggtggtggagtctccttctctggagatattcaagacccacctggacgcctacctgtgtgacgtggtgtagggagcctgctttggcaggggggttggactcgatctctaaaggtcccttccaacccctacaattctgtgattctgtgatactgaagagcagtccagctgctgcagcacaaaatACAGTGCATTATGGTACTTTGAGCTGATGTTTCTGTGCTTCAATGCAGCATCTAAGACTTGCTTTAACAAGATAAATGAACCTTCCctcaaatttaatttctttagtATGCCCCATTTAGCCCTGAAAAACTGATCTCTTCTTGGTAATATTTTCCTGGAACTCTGGCAACTCTAACTTACTTTTCACTCTCTCCCAGCCACTTTGAGACCAGGTCAGAGGAAGATACTGAAAAGAAAGTGGAATTGTTTGCTTCTGTTGCAACAGCTTTTGCTAGGTAAGACTTTCCTGTTCCTGGTGGTCCAAACAGAAGAATTCCTCTCCAGGGTGTTCTCTTTCCTGCAAGAAAGAAACCAGCAATCATCAAAACACAGTTACAAGAGCAAGTCTATCTTTCTGATGAAGCCTCCCTGATTTACTAAGTTTTCTGAATGTACCTAAGAAACACCTGTCAGATAAATCATTAACAGCTCAGCCTGAGCCTCTGATATATCAGCATAATGCTCTCCTCAGactctgctcacacagctcaCTTCAACAGTAGTATCTAAGATAGGAAATAAACGCTGTAATACTGACCTGTGAACAAGTGCGGAAATTTAATGGGCAAGATCACTGCTTCTTTGAGTGCTTCTTTGGCACCTTCAAGGCCAGCAACATCACTCCATTTTACATTTGGCCGCTCCATAACAATGGCACCTATAAGAAAAGGTCACATTAATCAGTGATAAGTGTTGTTCTACTGTTTGCTTACTATAGATTTGAAAGAGGAATCCACACATATgtttacattaaataaaaagaagccaTTTCCACACAGATTTAAACAACAGACAATGCTATTCAAATGAATGTTTCTTCTAAAGAgatttggtttattttctattttaccacaaaaaaaaaaaaaaaaaaaaatcaataagcAAACAGTTGTTAGAAGTTCTGTGACACGCAAAGCTACTCTGTAACTGATCAGCAAACATACTGACAGCA
Encoded proteins:
- the VPS4B gene encoding vacuolar protein sorting-associated protein 4B, which translates into the protein MSGNLQKAIDLASKAAQEDKAGNYEEAFRLYQHAVQYLIHVVKYEVQGDKAKQSIRMKCTEYLDRAEKLKEYLKKREKTAPKPVKESGPTDGKGNDSDGEGGESEDPEKKKLQNQLQGAIVMERPNVKWSDVAGLEGAKEALKEAVILPIKFPHLFTGKRTPWRGILLFGPPGTGKSYLAKAVATEANNSTFFSVSSSDLVSKWLGESEKLVKNLFQLARENKPSIIFIDEIDSLCGSRSENESEAARRIKTEFLVQMQGVGVDNEGILVLGATNIPWVLDSAIRRRFEKRIYIPLPEDHARAAMFKLHLGSTPSLLTEADYRELGKRTDGYSGADISIIVRDALMQPVRKVQSATHFKKVKGPSVSNPNVMVDLYTPCSPGDPDAEEMTWMDVPGDKLLEPKVSMADMLSSLASTKPTVNEQDLEKLKKFTEDFGQEG